ACTGCACTGTGAAAATGTTCACCTTTAATGAAGCATCCTTTCACAGACAGAtgatgaacagctgaaaaaaacagaagagtcaGTGCAGTTTGAACAATATGTCCACATTTAGTCAGTCTGCTGTCACTGCAAGTGCCGTTTACAGAAAAAAGCTACAACACTCTTATATGTAGAATATTTTGCAAATAGTATCTCACTTAAACGTTTAAACAGCACATTCACATATAGAAATGCTTAAACTGATTCACACAATATGCAATAATGGTGGTATCGCCACAGCAAGAATATCAGTGCATTTTATTATAGAacaattaatttttaataactACAATTATCACTCTTTACAAAGCTATGCAATAGGCCAGACTAAATCGTTTGGCGGCCGGTTATAACCCGCGGGCCGTAAGTCTGACACCCATTCAGTCTGAAAGCGCGTACCTACAACTGCCTTTGCTTGCACCACATTAACAAGAGGCATTTGCCAACTCTAATATATAGAAAGCTGAAATAGCCTGAAGtttgtgtgttcgtgtgtgtgtgtaactgagGACTGAAGAGAGGCTTTGGGATTGgtgaaacaaacagacaaaagaaagaaaacagatgcGTTTGAATGACGTCCACTGTGTCCCTACGCTGCACGTGCGGAGATATTGGTGTCAGGAGGCCTATCCTTCTGACATGGTGTCATAGGCCTTTACGCATTGCTCTACACTTTGGGCGTCAATCGCATCGGCTCAGTAGCCGATATTTAGGATTGCATTGCCAACCTGTGGCCGTGTTGGATAAGGTATAATCACAGGTTCACGAAGTAGCAGAAACAGCTGgctaaataaaaggaaatgttacatttgtgaGCTTTTACACGAGATAAATATGCACAAACGCCTTTTTATTAGCGCAATGGGCCTGCTCATAGTGAATGTCactatgaaaaaaaatctacttcttcttctttttaaaaaaaaatattataaatctttaaaaacatGCCTATAAGGTAGACGTGTTGTTTACACAGCATGAGCTACAATTGTTATTTCCAGCCCTCCGTTTAAGAGATCCAAAactggtttattttttattgatgCACGCTTCCTGGAGAAAGCATTGCAGTCCTTGTAAATTTAGGGTGAGTCGGGAAGCCTGCAGGACTGAAATATTTACAGGCAGCTAAATATTTCAGGCCAGCACCTTGTCAGTCGCCCTCACAATTTATTTCCACTGCTTCTTCCGATGGCGGTCTTATTCTTTATTTACTGCCATTGGTGTTGCAGTATGAGTGAATGAGTGGCGACCCCGGACAAATACAAGTTAAATAGTCCCAGTCTGTACGTTGCTCCTCTTGCGTGCGCAATTTTTTGAAAGATAACGTGGTGCATATTTTTGACAAATTAACTGATTGTgctcattatcattattattattatttgatatAAAATCAAACAGCCAAAGACTGAACAGCTTCCTGTACAGAAGGCATTTCATAACCCCGCATCAAGAGTCTATAATTCATGCAAAAAGTTCCCGAAGGGGATTTGGATCGAGCGTGTGGTGCGTGCGCGCACGTGCacgacagagagagagagggagagaaagagagagagagtgggggGGGGGTATCTGTGAAAATGATATCAGGCTTTTCCGTCAGAATGAACTTTACTACTGTATCCAGCCATGAAATAATCTGACCTGACACTTCAAACCATCTGCGCTATCTATCCGCCCTCTTATTTACTAAATCAGCCTGTGCACAAAACGGAGTGTGTCTGATACTAAAACCGAGTAGCCTGGCGGGGCCATGATAATCCTATATACACAAATATTTCTCCCCCTGCTTTGTTTTACAGCTATCACGAGCTCGACGGACGCAAACGCGTgtgcgctgctgctgctggcgcCGATGGAGGCTACTGTAaattaaaagagagagaggaagaaataacaacaaaaacaacaacagcaacacaaaaTTGAATAAAGGTACCTAAAGGCTCTCATCACACTAACGACtgctaaacaacagcaaacaTTTAGCCTCcgtttggaaaaagaaaaaagaaaaggaaaaaaaaggagcatTTGTTCACGGGTTATATAAAAGAGCTACAGctgataatattttattatgattattGTTAATAAAGATTTTGCAGCTGTTCAAGGTTGGCTGCAGATTTGAGGTCCTGTTGAAATGCTTTAATAAATACCGACAATCacactttatttatatttgtgcacTTGCACTGtggcataattttatattagacgtgcaaaaggacaaaaaaaaatatattttaaaaggcAAAACAAGCATTTAAAATATGGTATAGTGGCGCTTATAGTAGCGCTTTATAAGATTCTTACAGGCGTACGATGGGCCGGCTTATCATGACGGAGGGTACATCACAGAAAGCATGGCAGCCTAGCAGGCCATGCTAAACACAACTACAAATGTGATGTGTCGAATTTAGCTTCCACGCCGTCTAATATTAtctgttgttatttatttatttatttatttattacctcAGGGCAGGGCAGGACGGGGCAGCCTATAGTCAGCGGGGATGTGTCATTTTGCTGCGTAAAGCCTGTTTCATAAAGGGAGACAGCGTGTCTGTCTGCTCGGGCACTTCACTATATAGGACTCTTCCTTTAACACCGCCCGCCGCGCACAAAGGCGCAGGGGCGCACGGAGAGGCAGCTAAACGTTTGAAGACGCCAAGCAGAAAAGGTCAAAatgtttatattatttttgaaaagggTGGTGCTGAGTGCTCCTTTCCGCCTGATTGGCTGAACTTGACAGTGATTGACGTGCATCCATGGCAACCGGGCAGCCAATCTGCCAAGTCCAATAGGAAATCATCGGAGGGGGCTTGACTGTCTttttctctcccccctccttAAAAATACATCTCAGCTCGGGCTTTAATTCTTTCGTACATTCAATCCCAGCCTACCTTGAAAAATAGACTACACCGCCGCAGTGGCTTTAATTTTTCCCCTTGCACCTTCAGCCCTTTGCCTGCCAAGTTTGCCAAGCCCAGAGGATGCGGTAGCCGGCCCCCACGCAGCATTGTCCCTCCTCTGTGGCGTTTTTGGCGTGTGCATTTTTTCACGGCTGGTCAGACGATTGGTTCGATAACTTTGGGATTGCCTTGTTTTCTGGGTTGTCTTGGATTGCCTCGGCGCACGGGAAGAAGAAGCGGAGGACTCGGCgcggaggggagagagagaggagagaggagaggagaaaggagGGGGAGAGGGAAACACGGGAGAAGCCTCCATGTTTCAGTTGCCCATCTTGAATTTCAGCCCCCAGCAGGTCGCCGGGGTCTGCGAGACTCTGGAGGAGAGCGGGGATGTCGAGCGCCTGGGCCGCTTCCTCTGGTCGCTGCCCGTCGCGCCAGCGGCCTGCGAGGTCCTCAACAAGAATGAGTCGGTGCTCAGGGCCCGGGCTGTCGTCGCGTTCCACACTGGCAATTTCCGTGAACTCTACCATATCCTGGAGAACCACAAGTTCACCAAAGAGTCGCATACGAAGCTGCAGGCGCTGTGGCTCGAAGCGCACTACCAGGAGGCTGAGAAGCTGCGGGGCCGCCCGCTGGGACCGGTGGACAAATACAGGGTGCGGAAGAAGTTTCCCCTGCCCAGAACCATCTGGGATGGAGAGCAGAAAACCCACTGCTTCAAGGAGAGAACCCGGCACTTGTTAAGAGAGTGGTATTTGCAGGATCCCTATCCAAATCCCAGCAAAAAGAGGGAGCTTGCACAGGCTACTGGACTTACACCCACACAAGTAGGAAACTGGTTCAAAAATCGCAGACAAAGAGACAGAGCGGCGGCCGCGAAGAACAGGTGAGCTCCGTGCATAACCGTCACCGCCACAATCCTAATTTACGCGAACGCGTCAGAAACGAAACATACCCACACTCCATTCCTGTCTATCAAGTGATTTGGCCTGCTTTCAGTTTAATATACGTGCCTGTTTGGAGACAATCAGCTCTGACATCAAATCATATTAAAGTCAGAATCATCCTGTAATCccgattttcttcttcttttgtaatAAACGCCGCTTTCAATGTCTGTGTTGAATCGCAGAAAATGGCCAACCGGCACAACCAAAAAATGGCAACGggtttctccgtttttctcctGTCAGCACTGAATTGTTTGGACTCTGAAtaaacatttgtattttttaagtgTAATATTCCGACTGAAATTAAGTCGACCCTGCAGCTACATTAATGGTATTTTATTAACAGTGACTCCAGTATACTCCTGATACTATTATTATcagtaataataacacaaacaacATAAATCTAATTGCTTTTACATGCAGTTTAACTGATGTCACGTTGTGCTTTCAAAGAACTATTTTCACCGGCTCTATCTGCCTGTTAGATGGTAGGTCGACTTGCATAATGTCATGTTTCATAAAGCCTTGTGTAAGCTACACATTTACTACTGAGAATGACATTTGAAATTGTCCCATATCCAACAGTTATCCAAATAATACATTTGCTGTCTCCCTGTGGTACGTGGTAAAATGTATCAATTCACcaagaaaaaagtcaaatttcacagatttaatttaatttaatatttttgttttattttgtaaaagaagaaaaatggccAAAGTAGCCATTTTTCTTCTTCGGTATGTTTGgttctggtttgttttgggatttaaaattttttaatcaaataattttttttcccatttttaatAATCAATGTAGACAATATATTATATGTGttctgtatatattatataattataGACAATAATTTTTATGATCCTCGAAGCAGACGggcttttattgtcatgtcGTCTCTCCTTCCTCTGCTCAGGCTCCAGCAGCAGGTCCTGTCCGGCGGCTCGGTTCGCTCCCTGGCGGACGAGGATGGCACCGTGGACCGCCTGGGGAACTCGTCCAGTCCTGAGGCCAGTCTGTCCAGCAAAGCAGCCGCCTCTGCCATCTCCATCACCTCCAGCGACAGTGAATGTGACATCTGACGGGCAGATCGAGGGTGTTAATGAATTAAAAGGGGATACGAGTGAAAGACAATCCAATAAACAAGTCATAGTGCCTGcgttgagttaaaaaaaaaaaagaacatacacacacacatatacacatacacatacatacacacacaaactgataTTTGACGGCTGCCAAAACATAAAGGGATCTGTGATCTGCTGCGGACTGCCCGTCCTTATCCTTTTAGGCCTATACTTTTGTTTGCGTTTTACCCACGTGCGGATAACTGAACTTAACACTTGGACGAAACACATTTCACGGACTAATAAGCCAACGCTTCGAGATGaaacgttaaaaaaaagaagaagaaaaaataagtaaaaggaaaaaaaaaggaaaaggggaTGAAGACATCCACACGCGCCTAACCTGCTGTTCTCTGTGGGTATTTCATGTTGAAAAGAACTGtgatatttttactttaaagtttTATAAATAATGTTTATTTGCCTATTTAAAACGATCTGCTCTGTCTCTTCGAATTTCATATTCATTTGCTTGGTGTTTTTAATACTTACCTTCTACACAGGTAAACCTGTTGAGCATGCGCGCTTTAGTGAACATGTGtttcagtaaaaagaaaaaaaacgtaAAGATaacttaataaaaataattgttGATTCAAGAGAGTTTAAAGTTCAGTCTTATTTCTTGGATTGTCGTGTGGAGAGagtaagaggagaaaaaaaagtgtgaataaagctgtaaaaatataaacatttataTGCTGTTATATAATAATCTTGGATTTTTTCGCTAAGACAAACGTTCTAGTGATATTCGTTTTAATACCTCGATGCCCGACTCCTTGACACGTTTCAGAGCGAGGCCTAATTGGCCGACATGCTTTGCGTCCTGTAATGCAGGGTGACAGCGAGAGGTCACGGAAAGGCCGGCTCACTAACCCGGATGATCTGCGGGAGAGATCATGGAGATCAAAACACAGCACAGATTGTGGACCTGGGCTTTACGCTGCACAGACGGCGCAGGAACAGGCTTCTTAAATCGTGCAAGTGTCCATTTTCCCAAGACATCGGGAATCAGACCGTACATGAGGCAAAGCAGTCTAGTAATTAACATAGACAGCGACGATGAATTTAACACGGTGATGCACACGTGCATCATGTTATCTTGACTTGTATCTATTTGGACAACAGCTATATAGTTTgtaagttgtgtgtgtgtgtgtgtgtgtgtgtgtgtgtgtgtgtgtgtgtgtgtgtgtaactgaaTCCTAATTTCATGTTTAAAAATTCGGCAACCCTTCAGCtacaaaaaagctttttaactattttattttattttatttatctgcaCAGCCTCTGCTGCCTTTGTGTTGCCCTGCAAGCAGAAGCGGGATGTGAGCACAGTGAGAAAATGCAGACTAAATCACAATGTCAGCCTTTCCAGCTGATGGGGCAACCACCTGGTTTCCTCCTATTTGCCATTAATTAGGCTACTGTAACTTATGAAGCACACAAAAGCCTTTCAGCTTGAACAAAACAGAAGCCAAACGTGTATGGAGAATTGGAGAGAGCGAACAAGTGAAGGGTACTAAATGGGGGTTCAGGgtgcttctttttatttatttatttatttttttgctccttCTTTTTCAATCTAGGAGGACAAAATAGCTAAATATTTCCGTTTCTATTGAGAATAAGGACAAGGGGGGACTACATGAAAAAAGTCTTTCTCGCAGTCAATAAGGTTGTCAAACTGGTCAGCGGTAATCAGTGCTAATGATGGGTCTGGGGTCCCAGCGCGGACAAAAGGGGTCCTGCCGCTGTTTTGTGAGGAGAAGCGACCGCGGGTCGCTATCCAAAGAAAAGACTCCTGTGAGGAGAGTCTGGGGCGCAGAATCACAACttctccagtgtgtgtgtgtgtgtgtgtgtgtgtgtgtatgtgtgtgtgtgtgtgtgtgtgtgtatactcgCTCTCTACGGGGTGAACTCATGGCTTGGCCTATTAATAGGATGTAATCAccattttattgtctttatttgtgACTATCCCGCACATAGGCGCAGTGCGGTGATTATTCTGTGATGAAGTTCTGAATTAAGCAATTTAACGAAGTTTTTTTAGGCTAAATGAAGCAAAGTGACGTCTTTTAACTTAGAAAACTTGTATTTGTCAGAGTAGAACATTTCCCGGTGCTTcagctttaaaatatttttaacaagTTAAGGATAAGTGGCGCGGAGACTCTTTGAGCTGTGGGTGTGATATGTGATGAAGGGCAGGCAGCAGCCTTGGTTATGTGTGTTTACTGTGATTGAATCTATCAGCGTCCTTCCGTGCAGACTCTCTGGGGCGTAGTATTGTTTCTCTATAAGCAGGACTACATATCAAAGCTGTGTGTGATTGAATTGGATCCCCATTATAACCTGCTTATTATAATTGTACGTAAATGCGTCCTGGACGTTTCCTTTGGTTAATAAATAGAATTTCATTCGTGTTTTCCTTCAGGCATAAAACGCAAGATGCTCAACAGTCTCATCTCACGGTGTACCAAACTGTGATGGAAGAGGCAGGAAcgcttaacaaaaaacaaaaacgcacAAAAAACGTGCGTTCCAGGCGCAGAAAAAGGAGTTTTGAGTTTTTCACCTTAAATTTGTGAGAGATCCAAAT
Above is a window of Oreochromis niloticus isolate F11D_XX linkage group LG19, O_niloticus_UMD_NMBU, whole genome shotgun sequence DNA encoding:
- the LOC109194143 gene encoding homeobox protein SIX6 produces the protein MFQLPILNFSPQQVAGVCETLEESGDVERLGRFLWSLPVAPAACEVLNKNESVLRARAVVAFHTGNFRELYHILENHKFTKESHTKLQALWLEAHYQEAEKLRGRPLGPVDKYRVRKKFPLPRTIWDGEQKTHCFKERTRHLLREWYLQDPYPNPSKKRELAQATGLTPTQVGNWFKNRRQRDRAAAAKNRLQQQVLSGGSVRSLADEDGTVDRLGNSSSPEASLSSKAAASAISITSSDSECDI